DNA sequence from the Schlegelella aquatica genome:
CGATCGCCTCGATGACTTGCTCCCACTGGGCGGGGGTCAGGTCGTAGCCGGTCGGGTTGTGGCAACAGGCGTGCAGCACCACGATCGTCCCAGGCTCGGCGGCGCGCAGGGCGGCCAGCATCGCGTCGAAGTCGATGCCCCGGCGCCCGGCGTCATAGTAGGGATAAGTGCCCACCTGGAAGCCGGCGTTCTCGAACAGGGCTCGGTGGTTCTCCCAGCTGGGGTCGCTGATGAGCACCTTGGCCTGCGGCGTGAGCTTCTTGAGGAAGTCGGCGCCGATCTTGAGGCCACCCGTGCCCCCCAGGGCCTGGACGGTTGCCACCCGGCCGCTTTGGACGGCCTGGCTCTCGGCACCGAACACCAGGCCCTGCACCGCCTTGTCGTAGGCGGCGATGCCATCGATCGGCAGGTAGCCGCGGGGTTTGGCGGCTTCGACCAGTTGCTTCTCGGCCTGCGTCACGCATTTGAGCAGCGGAAGCTTGCCGTTGTCGTCGTAGTACACGCCCACCCCGAGGTTGACCTTGTCCGGGTTCGGGTCGGCGTTGAACTGTTCGTTCAGCCCCAGGATGGGGTCGCGCGGCGCCATCTCGACGGCGGCAAACAGGGAAGCCATGAGGAGTCAGTCCTTGTCAGTGGAGGGGGACGGGTGATTGCGCTAATCTGGACGGCTCGCCTGGCCACCCGCAGCCAGGGATAACCCGCATTTTAGGCGCCCGCACAGCTTCATGGCCGAGACGTTGCACGAGATTCCACCGCTGGACGACTCCAAGTTCGTCCGGTTCCCCGATTCGCCGTTCCAGCTCTATCAGCCGTACCCGCCCGCCGGCGACCAGCCGAGCGCGATCGAGCAGCTGGTCGAAGGTGTGCGCGACGGGCTCGCCTATCAGACCCTGCTGGGGGTGACCGGCTCGGGCAAGACGTACACCATGGCCAACGTGATCGCCCGCCTGGGACGGCCGGCGATCGTGTTCGCGCCCAACAAGACGCTGGCCGCGCAGCTGTACAGCGAGTTCCGGGAGTTCTTCCCGAAGAATGCGGTGGAGTACTTCGTCAGCTACTACGACTACTACCAGCCCGAGGCCTACGTCCCCCAGCGCGACCTCTACATCGAGAAGGACAGCTCCATCAACGAGCACATCGAGCAGATGCGCCTGTCGGCCACCAAGAGCATCCTGGAGCGGCGCGACGTGGTGGTCGTGGCCACCGTCTCGGCCATCTACGGCATCGGCAAGCCCGAGGACTACACGCAGATGCGGCTCATCATGCGCGTGGGCGACACGATCGGCCAGCGCGACCTCATCGCGCAGTTGATCCGCATGCAGTACACGCGCAACGAGATCGACTTCGGGCGGGGCACCTTCCGGGTGCGCGGCGACACGATCGACATCTTCCCGGCCGAGCACTCGGAGCTGGCCATCCGTGTGGAGCTCTTCGACGACGAGATCGAGTCGCTGGCGCT
Encoded proteins:
- a CDS encoding aromatic amino acid transaminase; this encodes MASLFAAVEMAPRDPILGLNEQFNADPNPDKVNLGVGVYYDDNGKLPLLKCVTQAEKQLVEAAKPRGYLPIDGIAAYDKAVQGLVFGAESQAVQSGRVATVQALGGTGGLKIGADFLKKLTPQAKVLISDPSWENHRALFENAGFQVGTYPYYDAGRRGIDFDAMLAALRAAEPGTIVVLHACCHNPTGYDLTPAQWEQVIEAIGSRGLVPFLDMAYQGFGEGIAEDGAVIGQFLKAGLPMFVSTSFSKSFSLYGERVGALSVVCSSKEEADRVLSQLKRVIRTNYSNPPTHGAQVVAAVLTTPALRQTWEDELATMRVRIKQMRELLVQKLRAAGVTQDMSFITQQKGIFSYSGLTKEQMQRLRSEFGVYGVDSGRICVAALNTRNIDYVARAIAKVL